From the genome of Primulina eburnea isolate SZY01 chromosome 12, ASM2296580v1, whole genome shotgun sequence, one region includes:
- the LOC140807707 gene encoding heat shock cognate 70 kDa protein-like, protein MSGKGKTPAIGIDLGTTYSCVAVWRHDRVEIIPNDQGNRITPSCVAFKETQRLIGDAAMNAAAANPTNTVFDAKRLIGRRFSDPLVQKDVMHWPFKVVSGHEDKPMIVVTYKDEEKQFAAEEISSMVLTKMKEIAEAFLGVQVKDAVITVPAYFNDSQRRATRDAGTISGLNVLRIIVEPTAAAIAYGLDKKSSVERNVLIFDLGGGTFDVSLLTMFDNVIKVKSTAGDTHLGGEDFDNRMVNYFVDEILRKYKKDISSTRRALRRLKTACERLKRNLSFMAHSTIEIDCLYNGIDFESKLSRAKFEELNMDLFQECVGHVEKCLQDAKMDKKSIHDVVLVGGSTRIPKVQQMLQDFFNGKELCKCIHPDEAVAFGAAVQAANLTGQGNQEIQDLVLWDVTPLSLGVGVTDDEMYIVVPRNTTVPSKTEKRFTTRFDNQTAVTFSVYEGERARASDNILLGTFVLSGIAPAPSYVPKLKVWFDIDCNGILIVSAKDEKTSNAKSIVINNVKGMLSKDEIGILLEEAERFKSEDEELKNMFKAKNLLEQYVYSTRAIVMNKKHTLQLPLTDAEKIEDDIRCATRWLEEHKFAGADVFEDKRKELESMWNPIITKCTTF, encoded by the exons ATGTCCGGAAAAGGCAAAACGCCGGCGATTGGGATCGATTTGGGAACAACATATTCGTGTGTGGCCGTGTGGCGCCATGATCGGGTGGAGATCATACCCAATGATCAGGGCAACCGCATCACACCTTCTTGTGTAGCTTTCAAAGAAACCCAACGGCTCATCGGCGACGCAGCCATGAATGCGGCAGCTGCGAACCCAACCAACACTGTTTTTG ATGCGAAGAGATTGATTGGCCGGAGATTCAGCGACCCTCTGGTGCAGAAAGATGTGATGCATTGGCCATTCAAGGTCGTTTCTGGTCATGAAGACAAGCCCATGATTGTGGTTACCTACAAAGATGAAGAGAAACAATTTGCTGCTGAAGAGATTTCATCCATGGTCCTCACAAAAATGAAGGAGATTGCTGAAGCTTTTCTTGGAGTTCAAGTAAAAGACGCGGTTATTACTGTGCCGGCCTATTTCAATGATTCACAACGGCGAGCGACCAGGGATGCTGGAACTATATCTGGGCTCAATGTCTTGCGCATCATTGTGGAACCAACTGCTGCTGCCATTGCCTACGGTCTTGATAAAAAGTCTAGCGTCGAAAGGAATGTGCTTATTTTCGACCTTGGTGGTGGCACGTTTGATGTTTCACTTCTCACAAtgtttgacaatgtcatcaaggTTAAGTCAACTGCGGGTGACACACACCTTGGAGGAGAAGATTTTGATAATAGAATGGTGAACTATTTTGTGGACGAGATCTTGAGGAAGTACAAAAAGGATATAAGTAGCACACGACGAGCATTGAGAAGGTTGAAGACAGCTTGCGAGAGGCTAAAGAGGAATCTATCTTTTATGGCACATTCAACCATTGAAATAGATTGTCTGTACAATGGCATCGATTTTGAGTCTAAACTAAGTCGTGCCAAATTTGAGGAGCTAAACATGGACTTGTTTCAGGAATGTGTTGGCCATGTCGAAAAGTGTTTGCAGGATGCCAAGATGGACAAGAAAAGTATCCACGACGTGGTGCTTGTTGGTGGATCTACTAGAATTCCGAAGGTGCAACAAATGCTTCAAGATTTCTTTAATGGCAAGGAGTTGTGCAAATGTATTCACCCTGATGAGGCTGTAGCCTTTGGTGCAGCGGTTCAAGCAGCGAATCTGACTGGTCAGGGTAATCAAGAGATTCAAGACTTGGTGTTGTGGGATGTCACCCCTCTGTCTCTTGGTGTAGGTGTTACAGATGATGAAATGTATATAGTAGTTCCCCGTAACACCACAGTTCCTTCTAAAACGGAAAAGAGGTTCACCACTCGTTTTGATAACCAAACAGCTGTCACGTTTTCGGTGTATGAGGGTGAAAGGGCAAGAGCAAGTGATAACATTCTGTTGGGTACATTTGTCTTGTCTGGCATTGCTCCTGCACCGAGTTACGTTCCTAAATTAAAGGTGTGGTTTGATATCGACTGTAATGGTATCTTGATTGTTTCTGCCAAAGACGAAAAAACCAGTAATGCAAAGAGCATCGTTATCAACAATGTGAAAGGCATGTTGTCCAAGGATGAGATTGGTATACTGTTGGAAGAAGCCGAGAGATTTAAGTCCGAAGACGAGGAGCTTAAAAATATGTTCAAGGCAAAGAATCTCTTGGAGCAATATGTTTATAGCACCAGAGCTATTGTCATGAACAAAAAGCATACTCTCCAATTACCACTTACCGATGCTGAAAAGATAGAAGATGATATCAGATGTGCTACACGGTGGCTGGAAGAACACAAATTCGCCGGAGCCGACGTGTTTGAAGATAAAAGGAAGGAGTTGGAGAGCATGTGGAATCCTATTATAACAAAATGCACCACATTCTGA